One window of Mucilaginibacter inviolabilis genomic DNA carries:
- a CDS encoding DUF4099 domain-containing protein has translation MRSLGLYDQYGDLTIEPEDLEVLLSGRRTSLMRLHDLTSHGMNIAQMDAKLSLHRDGDGQALIRVHPVYHKPKLPFAGEDDSIQALLDGKQLHVRYMMATAVAPPDVSKQFEYILEYDAETREFISYAPEDVAIPDRINGFELSSAQRADFSRAIPLTLPDGTSLVYKATDSNGLSANRSSIILFKDTDDGKRYELLDGVRPMQTAQIAEESQAFQKEFDAMNAEIQPSFGETVKISGRKGR, from the coding sequence ATGAGATCCCTTGGATTGTATGATCAATACGGCGATCTAACGATCGAACCGGAGGACCTGGAAGTATTGCTTTCCGGCCGCCGAACCTCCCTGATGCGTTTGCACGATCTCACATCCCATGGCATGAATATCGCACAAATGGACGCTAAATTATCATTGCACCGGGATGGAGACGGCCAGGCATTGATTCGTGTTCATCCCGTTTATCACAAACCGAAGCTGCCATTTGCAGGAGAAGATGATAGCATACAGGCCCTCTTGGATGGCAAACAATTGCATGTCCGTTACATGATGGCAACTGCTGTAGCGCCACCCGATGTGTCTAAGCAATTCGAGTATATCCTTGAATATGATGCCGAAACCCGTGAATTTATTTCTTATGCACCCGAAGATGTAGCAATCCCGGACCGTATCAACGGATTTGAACTAAGTTCCGCACAAAGGGCAGATTTCAGCCGGGCGATACCCCTAACTTTACCGGACGGAACCAGCCTGGTTTATAAAGCCACGGATAGCAACGGGTTATCGGCAAACCGGTCGTCTATTATTCTCTTTAAAGATACGGACGATGGTAAGCGTTATGAGTTGCTTGATGGCGTCAGGCCCATGCAAACTGCGCAAATCGCTGAGGAAAGCCAGGCTTTTCAGAAGGAATTTGACGCCATGAATGCAGAGATCCAACCCTCATTTGGTGAAACAGTAAAGATTTCAGGAAGAAAAGGGCGCTAA